In the Psychromicrobium lacuslunae genome, CCTGAGCAAGATCGCCGAGGCTCTGAAGGTCTCCGGCGGCTGGCAGAAGCTGGCTGATGCCAATGCTGCAGCGATTTCCGACGTCAACCTGATCTTCCCGGGTCAGGTACTGAACCTGCCGGCCTAATCGAGCCGCTGGAGTTCTTGAGTTTTACCGTTTGAGTAGCTTTACCAGTTGAGTGGTTGGCTGGACGATGTCATGTCGTTCAGCCAGCCACTCAGCTTTTACTTTTAAGCTGAGTCCGCCACTGAGCCGGAACAACTCGCCTCAGCAGCTGCTTCGCAGCACTAGCTCGGGTGCGAGCGAGACGGATTGGCGGGCCGAACCCGGATTCTCAATCGAATCGAAGAGCAGCCTTGCGGCGACCCGGCCAGATTCTTCAAAGGGTTGCCGAATCGTGCTCAATCCTAGCGCTGCGGCGAGTGGGCCGTCATCGTAGCCCAGTACCGCTATTTGGCTGCCTTCCTTGAGTTCCCGCAGCCCGGTGAGCGCGCCGGCGGCCAGATCATCGTGATTACCGAAGAAGGCCGTCGGTGGCTGATGCCCGTTGAGGAAATCGGCAATATTTCGCTGCGCTGCCTCGATGCTGCCGTCAGGAACTTCGCAGTCGATCACCATGAAGCCAGCGGCCTTTCCACCAGCTTCATCGATAGCGCGAGCTAAGCCGTCGCGACGCAGCATGCCGGCCGAGATGTATCGCGAAGAGTGTTGCCGCTCGTGCAGGAAACCGATCCGCTGATGTCCCTGTGCAATCAGGTGCTTGCCCGCCAGATAACCGCCATGCTCGTCATCGACAAGCACTTGACTGAAGAAATCCTGAAGTAGATCGACGGTGATCACCGGGGCCCCCCACTTGAGGATCCGCTCGGCGCCGTCCGGTGAAAAAGGTAGGCCCATCACAATAATGCCGTCGATATCTCCCCGCAGCGGCAGCGAGTCGAGCAGCGGGGAAGCGGAACTTACCACCGCTTCGTGGTCAAAAATGCTGACTTCGATACCTTGGGCTGAGCAAGCTTCCAAAACGCCCATCAGACGCCGCCGGTACGATTCATAGCTACTGAACGGGGCGAAGACAGCGATCCTCGAGGCACCCTTTTTTGCCCTGGCGCTCGGCGTGCGAGCCGGTTGATAGCCGAGTTCTCCGGCCGCATCCAGGATGCGCTGTCGGGTTGCTTCATTGACGCGCTGCGGGTGATTGAACGCAAGGGAGACTGTCGAGATGCTCACCCCTACGCGTTCCGCTACGGCATGGATGGTGGTATCGGCTGCTCTGGGCATGAGGTAACTCTAGCAATCGAGTTGGAGACACCTTGACAAGCTCCGACCTAGGTTTCAGTATTGTTTTATCGAAGCATTTTATGCATTGGATTCGATTGACTATTTCGGTTCAAAGGAGAGCGACAGTGGAAGAGCAAGCTAGCGATGCTCTGGTGCTGCCTGAGGGTGCTGAGCCAGCCGCCATTGAATGGGCGCAGCGGATTAGTGAGATCAATCGAGAACTCGATGCGCGTCTAGCCGCTGGCGAGGAACAGACCCCGCGAACACGTGCTCGGGAACTCTCCGACCGCTTGGCGATGGAATTCACCAATCCCATCAACCCGGACTGCGAAATCAGAGAACTGAGCATTCCGGTGCGATCTGGATTTTTGACCGTTTTCCACTACCGGCCCAAACTTTCGAGTGAGCTTGTCCGGCCGGTGCAGTTATTTTTTCACGGCGGCGGATTCGTGCAAGGCACACCGCGTGAGCAGATTAATCATCGCCTGCTCAGCGAACGCTCGGTGGCTAGTGGCTGCGATATTCTCGCCACGAGCTATGCGCTGGCGCCGGAACAGCCGTTCCCAGCAGCGCTCAACGACGCGGTAGATGCCCTGAACTGGCTTGCCGAGCACGCAGCGGAACAAGGCTGGGACCATCGCCGAATAGGAATTGGGGGCAATTCGGCGGGAGCGAACATCGCAGCATTGCTGGCTTTGCACGCCCGCGACCACGCCGGGCCGGTGATAAGTCATCAGTTGCTGGAAGTGATTCCAGCTAGCCTCAAACTAGAACACACCGAATCCTTCCGGCTCTATGCAACCGCTTCTGATCTCGCCCAATGGAAGACGCTGCTTGAGGCCTATCTTGGCTCGATGAACGATCCAGAGACCCTCAAAGCGGCCTCACCACTGTTGTATCCCACCTTGGAGCGGCTCCCCGCCACTTTGGTGATGGTTGCCGAGTTTGACGCGGTGCGGGACAGTGGCATTGAGTACGCCACCAGGCTATTGGAAAGCGGCGTCGACGCGCGGCTGTGGTGCGGCACCGCTCAACTGCATGCTTCCTCTGGACTTACCGCGGTCTCGGCGGCGGCTAGACGGTGGCACCAAGTAGCGGCGAAAGAATTGAAAGAACATCTGGTGGCGAGGGCCTCGCAGAAAAAACAAGCAGTTCAGCAAGGAGTTTAGAATGCCACTTGACCAGACCGTTCTCGTCGCCATGCAACTGCTTGCCCAGCATGGCCTACAGGAACCCGAGCCGAGCGAGGACGCAGCTGTTTACCGGCAGCGGGTCGCTGATGCTGAGGAACAAAGCTGGCCAGTTATCGGGCTGAACGGCCCAGAAGTGCCGATTCGCGATGTGGTGGTCGAACTTGCTGACTATCCCAATGTCACGGTGCGGCTGCATTATCCGCCGGGAGTCGACCCCTTGAATGCAAGCGGGGCGAATTTGCCGGTGGTGTTGAGTTTCTTCGGCGGCGGTTTCCGGCATGGCGGCTTTGACGCCCCCGGGTTCCGTGAAGCCTACAAATTCCGGGCTGCTGAGGCCGGGGTGATTATCGCCGCGGTGGGTTACGCCCTAGCTCCGGAACATCCTTGGCCGGCGGCCGCTGAACAAGGTT is a window encoding:
- a CDS encoding LacI family DNA-binding transcriptional regulator gives rise to the protein MPRAADTTIHAVAERVGVSISTVSLAFNHPQRVNEATRQRILDAAGELGYQPARTPSARAKKGASRIAVFAPFSSYESYRRRLMGVLEACSAQGIEVSIFDHEAVVSSASPLLDSLPLRGDIDGIIVMGLPFSPDGAERILKWGAPVITVDLLQDFFSQVLVDDEHGGYLAGKHLIAQGHQRIGFLHERQHSSRYISAGMLRRDGLARAIDEAGGKAAGFMVIDCEVPDGSIEAAQRNIADFLNGHQPPTAFFGNHDDLAAGALTGLRELKEGSQIAVLGYDDGPLAAALGLSTIRQPFEESGRVAARLLFDSIENPGSARQSVSLAPELVLRSSC
- a CDS encoding alpha/beta hydrolase; translated protein: MEEQASDALVLPEGAEPAAIEWAQRISEINRELDARLAAGEEQTPRTRARELSDRLAMEFTNPINPDCEIRELSIPVRSGFLTVFHYRPKLSSELVRPVQLFFHGGGFVQGTPREQINHRLLSERSVASGCDILATSYALAPEQPFPAALNDAVDALNWLAEHAAEQGWDHRRIGIGGNSAGANIAALLALHARDHAGPVISHQLLEVIPASLKLEHTESFRLYATASDLAQWKTLLEAYLGSMNDPETLKAASPLLYPTLERLPATLVMVAEFDAVRDSGIEYATRLLESGVDARLWCGTAQLHASSGLTAVSAAARRWHQVAAKELKEHLVARASQKKQAVQQGV